The Pseudodesulfovibrio senegalensis genome contains the following window.
CGGCGACGAGAACAACAAGCAGTTGCAGCGTATCTACGGCACGGCATGGCAGGACCCCAAGGCGCTCAAGAAGCATCTGCACCAGCTTGAGGAAGCCAAGAAACGCGACCATCGCAAGCTGGGGACCCAGCTCGACCTGTTCAGCTTTCAGGAAGCGGGCGGGGCGGGCATGGCCTACTGGCATCCCAAGGGCGCGCTGGTTCGTACCATCCTTGAGGATTTCGTGACCAAGGAACAGCTCAAGCGCGGTTATGAACTTGTGCGCGGACCGCAGATTCTCAAGCGCGACCTTTGGGAAACGTCCGGTCATTACGAGAACTATCGCGAAAACATGTATTTCACGGAAATTGATGAGCAGGCCTACGGGGTCAAGCCCATGAACTGTCTGGCCCATATGCTCATCTACAACCGCAAGCTCATGAGCTATCGCGACCTGCCCCAGCGTTATTTCGAGTTGGGCGTTGTGCACCGTCACGAGAAGTCCGGCGTTCTGCACGGCCTGCTCAGGGTCCGCAGCTTTACGCAGGACGACGCTCACATCATCTGCAGCCCGGACCAGCTGCAGGAAGAGATCAAGGGCGTGGTCAAGTGGGTGCAGGATCTCATGGGCCTTTTCGATTTTACGTATTCCATGGAGCTGTCCACGCGTCCGGAAAAGTCCATCGGTTCTGACGAGGACTGGGACCGTGCCACAGTGGCCCTTGAGGAAGCCATGAAGGATTTGGGGCTTCCGTATGACATCAATGAGGGCGATGGTGCCTTCTACGGCCCCAAGATTGACGTCAAAGTGCGTGACTGCCTTGGTCGCGAATGGCAATGTTCCACAATTCAGGTGGATTTCACCTTGCCTGATCGCTTTGATTTGAGTTACATCGGCGACGATGGTGAACGTCACCGCCCCGTCATGGTGCATCGCGCCATAATGGGATCGGTGGAACGTTTCCTTGGTATTTTGATAGAGCATTATGCCGGAGCCTTCCCTGTTTGGTTCGCTCCGGTTCAGGCCAAGATCCTGACAGTTACCGACTCTCAGCGGGAATTTGCTGAAAAAGTCTTGCAATTTTTCCGTGAAAAAGGCATCCGCGTCGAAGCGGACCTTCGAAATGAGAAGCTCGGATACAAAGTTCGGGAGGCCCAGGTTGAGAAGATCCCCTACATGCTGGTGATCGGAGACAAGGAAGTTGAGGCTGGAAGCGTCAACGTCCGGAGCAGAGACGGGGAAGATCCTGGGTTGCTGTCGCTGGAGGAGGCGGTCGAGATGGTTTCGGCCGCGGCACGGGAACCTTTCAAACGCGGAGGAATGAGCTATAGCTTTTCGACGACATGACCGCTCCCGCGGACGGCGGGATGACGGCGTTCGACGCAACGAACGGATCAGAGTTCCTAAGGTAAGGGTTGTTGACGACAACGGTGAACAGTTGGGCGTTCTGGACACTCGCGAAGCTTTTCGTATTGCCCAGGAAAAAGGCCTTGACCTTGTCGAGGTCGCTGCCAATGCCGATCCGCCCGTTTGCAAGATCATGGATTACGGCAAGTTCAAGTATCAGCAGAAAAAGCGCCAGCAAGAGGCGAAAAAGAACCAAACCGTAATTCAGATCAAGGAAGTCAAGTTCCGTCCCAAGACGGACGATCATGACTACCAAACGAAGCTCAAGCATATTTACAGGTTCCTTGAGGGCGGAGACCGCTGCAAGGTTACTGTATTTTTCCGCGGACGGGAGATCGTGCACAAGGACCGTGGGCTCATGGTTCTTGAACGAGTTCAGGAAGATACAAAGGAAATCGCCAAGGTAGAGAGCAGGCCCACGAGTGAGGGACGCACCATGACCATGATGCTTTCCCCGGTCAAGAAGGCCTGAGTCAATCGCCCGGAGCGGTTTGCGAATATTTTTCCGGCCTAGCCGGATAGAATCCCTAGGAGGACTTCATGCCCAAGATTAAGACGAGAAGGTGTGCCGCAAAGCGTTTTGCGACCACCGGAAGCGGCAAATTCAAGCGCCGCAGGAAAAACCTCAGGCATATCCTGACCAAGAAGAATGCCAAGAGAAAGCGTCGTCTGGGCCAGGCAACAACCGTGGACAAGACCAACGAAAAGGCTGTCCGCCGGATGCTGCCGTACGCCTAGCACGTGTCTGACCCGGGCGGGTTTTTGTCCGTCCGTTTCGACATGGCGCTGAGTTTCAAACCTTTTAACCCCATTCCGCCCTGCCGGGAGCTTCGGCCCATCCGGAGGGTAGTAAGCGATGGAGGTATGACATGAGAGTCAAACGTGGAGTGACCGCCCGCAGGCGTCACAAAAAGTATCTGAAGCTTGCCAAAGGCTATCGTGGAGCAGGCAGCCGACTTTACCGCACCGCTCGTGAGCGTGTGGAAAAGGCCTTGTGCAAAGCCTACCGCGACCGCAAACGCAAGAAACGCGAGTTCCGTAAGCTGTGGATCATGCGCATCAACGCCGCTGCTCGTATACACGGCCTTTCCTACAGCCGCTTCATGAACGGTCTTTCCAAGGCCGGCATCGAACTGAACCGCAAAGTCCTGGCTGACATGGCCGTCCGCGACAAGGACGCGTTCGCCAAGATCGCCGAGGCTGCCAAAGTACAGGTTGGCTAACCGTGAGTGACGAACTCAAGACCTTCCTGGAAGGTCTCGACAGCCTGGCCCGTGAGTGCGAAGCATGCAAGGGCCAGGCTGCTTCATTGAATGAACTTGAGGAAATCCGGGTCGAGTATCTGGGCCGCAAGGGCAAGCTCGCCAAGAGCATGGGCGCCCTTGGCAAGATGCCCAACGAGCATAAGCCCGAGGCTGGCCGAAAGGCCAACGAGGTCAAGCAGTTTCTGACCTCGCTCATCGACGGGTGGCAGGCTGAATTGGTCCGCGCCCAGGATGAGGCCCGGTTGAGCCGTTTCGATCCTTCCATGCCTGGTCGCAAGCCGTGGGCCGGATCGTTGCATCCCGTGACGCTGGTCATGGATGAAATCAGCGAGATTCTGGTGGGACTCGGTTTCGAGCATGCCACCGGTCCGGAAGTTGAAAACGACTGGCACAACTTCGAAGCCCTGAACATTCCGCCCGAGCATCCCGCGCGGGATATGCAGGATACCCTGTATGTTTCCGAAAACATCGTGTTGCGTACTCACACCTCCCCGGTGCAGGTCCGCAGCATGCTGGGCAAGAAGCCGCCCCTGGCGGTCATTTGTCCGGGCAAGGTTTACCGCCGCGACTCCGACCTGACGCACACGCCCATGTTTCATCAGATCGAAGGCCTGCTTGTGGACCATGAGGTTTCCATGAGCGATCTTCGTGGAACCCTGACCGCGTTTGTGCGCCAGCTGTTTGGTAAGAAGACCGAGGTGCGTTTCCGTCCGAGCTTCTTCCCCTTTACCGAGCCGAGTGCAGAGGTGGACATCTCCTGCGTCATGTGCGGCGGCAAGGGCCACAAGGACGGCAGCACCTGTCGCGTGTGCAAGGGAACCGGCTGGGTCGAGATCCTCGGCTGCGGCATGGTTGATCCCAATGTATTCAAGTCCGTTGGATATGATCCCGAGGTCTACACCGGGTTCGCCTTCGGGCTGGGCGTCGAGCGGGTGGCCATGCTCAAGTACGGCATCGGCGACCTGCGCATGTTCTTCGAAAACGACGTTCGTTTCCTCGAACAGTTCGCCTAGATTTTTCGTGCAGGCCGGAGGCTCCTTTTTTGCGGGGCCTCCGGCTTTGCGCGAATTGCCGGCGGCTTTCGAGGCGATGTAATCATATATTTCACAGACCCAACCCTTTGCGTATTCCTGCGGGAAGGGCTGAGGGGCGGAGGCACCATCAATGCTTGTCAGTTTCAATTGGTTGCGCGAATTTGTGCCCTTTGAGGGCGAGGCTCAGGAGTTGGGCGACCGCCTGACCATGCTCGGGCTCGAACTCGAATCCATTGATGATCCGTTTGAATCGGTCAAGGATCTTGTTGTCGGGTACGTTGTCGAGTGCGTGAAGCACCCGGAGGCCGAAAAGCTGTCCGTTTGCACCGTTGACGTGGGCGACGAAGTCGTGGAGATCGTTTGCGGCGCTCCCAACGTGGCAAAAGGGCAGAAAGTGCCCGTTGCCAAGGTCGGCACAGTCATGCCCGACGGCATGAAAATCAAGAAGGCCAAGCTGCGCGGCGTCAAGTCGTTCGGCATGATCTGTTCGGAACGCGAACTCGGTTTTTCCGAAGATCATGAAGGCATCTGGGTATTGCCGGAAGACCTGACTGTGGGCGACAAGTTGGTGGATGCCTTGAATCTTGAACGCACGGTGCTCGATTTCGACATTACGCCCAACAGGGCCGATGCCTTGTCCATGCTGGGATTTGCCCGCGAGACAGCATTGGCCTTCGACCTGCCTCTGACCATGCCCAAGTTCAATCTCGTCGAAGCCGGAGGCAATGCCTCGGATGATATTTCCATCATTATCGACGATTCCGAGTTGTGCCCGCTATATCAGGCCCGGGTCATTCGCGAGGTGCAGACCCGCAAGTCGCCGGACTGGATGCGGTTCAAGTTGCTTTCCGTTGGTCAGCGGCCCATCAGCAACGTTGTGGATGTGACCAACTACATCATGTTCGAGTTGGGGCAGCCCCTGCATGCCTTTGATCTGGACCGCATCGAAAAAGCCACCATCCGTGTTGCTCCGGCACAGGACGGCATGAAGTTCACCACCCTGGACGACATGGAGCGCACGTTGACCGCGCGTGACCTGCTGATCTGGGACGGCGTCAAGCCCGTGGCCCTTGCCGGCGTCATGGGCGGGCTCAACTCTGAAATGACGGCAACCAGTTCCAATGTGTTGCTGGAGTCCGCCGTGTTCCGGCCCGGCACCGTCCGCAAGACCGCCCGCAGGCTTTCCCTGCCCAGCGAGGCGTCGTATCGCTTTGAGCGCGGGGTGGATCAGGTCATGAACACTTTTGCCCTGAATCGGGCCGCCCAACTCATGGCCGAGACTTCCGGCGGAAAGGTGACCTCCGGCATTGCCAAGAATGAACCGACCCCGTGGCAGGACCGCAACCACATTTACCGCCATGACCGTTGCATGAAATTGCTCGGTCTGGACCTTGAGCCGGAATTTGCCAAGAAGGTCTTTGTGCTCGAAGGCTGTACGGTGGACGATTCGAACAAAGACGAGTGGAAAGTTTCATCGCCTTCACATCGTCTTGATCTGGAACGTGAGGTCGACCTGTATGAAGAGGTGGGCCGGGTTCACGGCCTGGACAGGATTCCCGCAGTGCTTCCGCGTGTTTCCAAATCCCTTGAAGGCGGCTGCGTGACCGCGGAAACCGAATACGGTTTTGTGCGTTCACTCAAGCGTTGGGGGATGGGGGCCGGACTCAACGAGGCCATCAACTACAGTTTTGTGGGGGACGACGATCTCGATCGCCTGAACCTTCCCGAGGAAGGCCGGGTGCCCATAGCCAACCCGCTTTCTGAAGATCAGAATGTCATGCGCATGGATATTACTCCGGGCCTTCTGAATACGCTCAAGAACAACCTTGCTCAGGGTAATGGTCATATTCGCATTTTCGAGGTAGCCAAGAAATTTGTGGCCGACACCGCGTCCGACACGGAAACCGCCGAGCACCTGCGGCTCGGCATGTTGCTGTATGGCCCGCGCCATGCCGCAGACTGGCCGTGGCCCCAGGAAGATGCCGATTATCTGGATATCAAGGGCCATGTCGAACATCTGCTTGAGGACCATCTCAAACTGGATGAACCGGATTGCGTGTTGGTCAAGGATCACCCCTACCTTGAGCCGTGCATCAACGTCATGATCGGCGACGAACTGGTGGGCGTCATGGGGCAGGTTCGGCCCGACATTGCGGATTTCTACCATGCGCGCAAGTCCGTATGGATGGCGGACATGGATGCTGCCAAGCTGTGGAACATGGTGCGTTCGCACAAGATCAGCTTCAAGGAACTGCCCAAGTTCCCGCCGAGCCGGCGCGACATCACGGTCATTGGTCCCTCTTCCCTGCCTGCGGGCGCGGTGCGGGACGCCATTGCCGAAATCAAGGTGCCGCTGCTGGAGTCCATCCATCTTGTCGCGGAATATGCTCCCGAAGACAACAGCGAAGAGCGCAACCTCTCCTTCCGTTTGACGTATCGTCATGCCAAGAAGACCCTCAAGGACAAGGAAGTCGAGAAGCAGCACAGGCGCGTGGTGGATGAATTGCTCAAGAAGTTGCCTGTGCGCATTTAACCCATATATTCATGTTTTCAGTGGGCCGCCTGCAGGCGGCCCTTTTTTTTGTTTGCAAACCACGGGCAGTGGAAGTATCTACTTTTCGCTGCAAAGAATCATTAACAATGAGGAACACGATGTCCGAACCCGGCAGTAGTTGCCATGCTCGACACCGAAATACGGGAGCGTTCTTCCGGCTTCATCGCTGATTCCCCACAGTCGTGGGGTATTCGTTCATGCCGGTCACGTTTTCCGGCAATGCAAGGCGGATATTCCATGCGTAATTCTTTTTCTTCGGCAGAGCTTCAACGCCTGCTGCACACCAATGACCATAAAGGGCTTACGGCCCTGTGCGAAGCCGCACATCCGGCTTCCGTAGCTCATGCGGTTGCCGAATTCGGTCTCCGTGATTCGGTGGCGGTTTTCGATCAACTGCCGCTACACGTTGCGACCGATGTATTTTCCCATCTTCACACGGCCCATCAGGAGCGAATCATGGAAGGCTTGAGCCGCCGTCGATTGACGGGGCTTGTCTCTTCCATGCAGCCGGACGACCGCGCGGCCCTGCTGCGTTCTTTGCCTGACCGATGCAGGGATGCGATTTTGCCGGGGCTTGCACAGGCCGAACGTGACGACATACTGCGGCTCATGGCGTATCCTTCCCATTCGGCAGGTGCGGTCATGACTTCAGAATATGTTTCGCTTGCCCCGCAAATGAGTGCACGAGAGGCCATCGATACCTTTCGGCTTGTGGCGCCGGATCGCGAGACCGTCTATTACGCCTATGTGCTGGACGACGACCGGAAACTGGTGGGAGTGCTTTCCCTGCGGGAGCTCATTCTGGCCCGGCCTGAAAGTCTTGTTCATGAAATCATGAAAACGCGCGTGCTTTCCGTCCGAGCTGAACAGGACAGGGAAGAGGCTGTGGAGATCATCGCCCGCTACAATCTGCTTGCTCTGCCTGTGCTGGACGAACAGGACAGGTTGGTGGGCATCATAACCCATGATGATGCCCTGGACGTTTTGCAGAACGAGCATACCGAGGACATGGAAAAGTTCATGGCCATCGGAGGCCGGCACGAAACCGGCACCTATGTGAATACGCCGTCGTGGCGTCATTTCGTGAACCGGGCACCCTGGGTCATGGGGCTGGCTGTGTTGGGATTGGTTTCCGGCAGCATCATCCACAGTTTTGAGGATTCCCTGATGCATTTGGTTATTCTCGCCCTGTATATGCCTATGCTGGCGGATACGGGGGGCAACACGGGAAGTCAGTCGGCCACCGTAGTCATTCGTGCCATCGCGCTGGGCGAGGTGAAGCCCGGGGATGGCTTGCGCATCATGTTCAAGGAATTGAAGATATCACTGTTGTTGGCGGCAGTGCTTTCGGTGATGGCCTTCGGCAAGGTACTTTTGCTTTCACATGGCGTGGTACTGCCTGTCGGCATCTCCCTGTATTCCCTAGGGCTGGCTGTTGCCGTTGCCTTGGGGGTGCAGGTGGTTACGGCAACTCTTGTCGGAGCCATGTTGCCGATGATTGCCTCAAGGTTGCGTATGGATCCGGCGGTGGTCGCCAGCCCCGCCCTGACCACCGTGGTGGATATTACCGGGCTGCTCATTTATTTCACCACAGCCCGGCTGCTGCTCGGCGTATAATGAAAAAAGCCCCCGGCATCCTTGGACGCCGGGGGCTTTGTTTGCATGTTGTGTGCTACTTGAGCCAGGAATCAACCTGTTCCTTGTTCTCGTTGATGAAGCGCACAGCGTTCTTGTAGCGGTCGGCGCCCTTTTCCTGGTTCCAGGCCATGATCATCTGCAGCTGGTTGGCATCCTTGTAGGAGAACTTGTCCAGGAAAGCATAGACTTCAGGCATGTCTTCCTTGAGGCCCTTGCGGACGACGGTATCAATGTGTTCTTCCTCGCCCAGCACTTTCTTGGGGTCTTCAAGGTACTTGAGGTCCCATTTGCCGAACATCCAGTGGGGCGACCACGCGGTGACCACAACCCACTTGTTGTCGCGGATGGCGTTGGCCAGGGTGGCGGTCATGGTTGCGCCGGAACCTTCGATCAGTTCCATCTTGTCCAGACCGTATTCCTTCATGGCCTCTTCGGAAAGGGCCATCAGGCCTGCGCCCGGATCGATGCCGATGATCTTGCCGTCGAATTTGTCGGCATTTTCATTGAGCTGGGTGATGGAGTCGATGGTCACATAGGAGGGAACGGCCCAGCCAAGCTTGGCTCCGCCCACGATGGGACCGAGGTCTTCGACCTTGTCTTTAACCTTTTCGAGGTATGCGGCATGGGTGACGGGCAGCCATGCGGTGACCATGGCATCTGCGTCGCCGGTTCCCAGGGCCTGCCACATGGCGGCAGCGGCAACCGGAATGATTTCAACCTCGTAACCCATGCGTTCCTGCAATACAGCTTTAACCACATTGGTGCTGGCTGCGGCGCAATCCCATTCCACATAGGCAAGCGTGACTTTGCCTTTGCCGGCAAAGGCGGGGACGGAAAGGGCCAGCATCAGCAGAGCGACACAAAGCATTTTCATCAGTTTCATAAGTCTCCTCCGTGTAATAGTCGTTTTAGTTTCTTTTTTTAGTGCCAACTTTCTGCAGCACCCGGTCCAGAATCATGGCCACGATGACAATGCCGATACCGGCTTCGAAACCGTTGCCCATCTGCAGGCGCTGAATGGCTTTCCACACTTCTCCACCAAGGCCCTTTGCACCGATCATGGCAGCGATGACAACCATGGACAGGGCCAACATGACGGTCTGGTTTACGCCTGCCATGATGGTGGGCATGGCCAGTGGCAATTCCAGCTTGAACAGGCGTTGCGATCTGTTGGAGCCGAAGGCTTCGGCGCATTCCACAAGCTCTGGTGGAACCTGTTTGATGCCGAGGCAGGTCAGGCGGATGGCCGGGGGCATGGCGAATATGACCGTGGAGAAAATGGCCGCTACCTTGCCGAGGCCGAAGAACGGAATGGCCGGGATGAGGTAGACGAACGCCGGCATGGTCTGCATGACATCCAGCGTGGGCATGACGATCTTGTGAATCTGGCCGCTCATGGCCGCGCCGATGCCCAGCGGCACGCCGATGGCGATGGCGATAAGCGTGGCGATGAGCACGAGGGCTATTGTACTGACAGTAGCCTTCCACAGCCCGATGTTCAAAATAAGCAGAAGCCCGAACAGAGCGAACAGGCCAATGCTTTTTTTCTTCGAAAGGCGCCAGGCCAGCAGCGAAACAACAAGGATGAAGATGAGCGGCGGTACGGCCAGCATGGCGTCTTCCAGCACATCAAGACCGCTCTCCAGAACCGCGGAAAGGGCTTTGGTTGCAAAGGCGCAATGGTCCACCAGGAAGTTGATAAAGGCTTCAATGCCTTCTCCGAGGGGTATTCTAGGAATTTGCATCAATGTTCCCCCTTTCGGCGAGAGCGGCCAGCAGGCGGCCCCGGACGATGACGCCCTTGAGTTTTTTGTTTTCATCCACCACTGCGAGCGGATACGGCAGGTCGTAGATAATCTGTATCAGTTCTGCGGCCGGGGTGTCGGGCAACACTGTGGCAGGATCCTTGATCAGGATGGAGTTCAGGTCCCGTTCTCCCTTGGCCACCAGGTCGCGGCAGTCTTCTGCCGTAACCACGCCGACCACCTGGTGCGAAGCGTTGAGGGTGATGAGGCAGGAAATGGCGTTGGTTTTCATTTTTCGCAGAGCTGCTCGAGGACCATCGTTTTTCAGGCTGGCCACGGCTTCGGATTTTTTCATAACGGTTTCCGCAGTGAGCACCTGGGTGATGTCGGCAGTCTCGACGAATCGGGCCACGTATTCGTCGGCCGGATTTGTAAGGATATCTTCGGGAGTGCCTATCTGCACGATGGCGCCATCCTTCATGAGCACAATGCGGTCGCCGATCTTGAGCGCTTCGTCAAGGTCATGGCTGATGAAGAGAATTGTTTTCTGCATTTTGTCCTGCAGATTGATCAGCTCGTCCTGCATGTCGCGCCGGATGAGCGGGTCGAGCGCACTGAAGGCCTCGTCCATGAGCAGGATGTCCGGGTCCAGCGCCAGGGCGCGGGCAAGGCCCACTCGTTGCTGCATGCCACCGGAAAGTTGGGTCGGATACGAATCTTCCCAGCCATCAAGCCCGACCAGCGACAGGGCTTCCATGGCCTTTTCGCGTCGGGTCGCAGGGTCAATGCCTTCGATTTCAAGGCCGTATTCCGCGTTTTGGACCACGGTTCTGTGCGGAAAGAGCGCAAAGTTCTGAAAAACCATGCCCAACTTTTTTAACCGCATCTCTCTCAGTTCGTTGCGATCGAGCTGCGTGACGTTTTGTCCGTCGATCCATACGTTGCCCGAGGTGGGTTGAATCAGGCGGTTGATACAGCGAACCAGTGTGGACTTTCCTGAGCCGGAAAGTCCCATTACAACGACGATTTCCCCTTCTTCAACGGAGAAGGAGGCGTTGTTGACGCCCACGCCGTGTTTTGTCTTTTCCATGATTTCATCTTTGGACGCACCCGCTTCAAGCATTTTCATGACTTTCTTGGGAGCTGAACCAAAGATTTTGTAAAGGTTTTCAACTTTGATTTTACTCATGCACCATATCCGGTTTCAGGTTGTACCTAGCAAAAAGGCTAAAAAAAAGAAAAGATGAGAAAAAATACAGTAGGCTAGCAGGGGGGCTGCCGATCTTTCAGACCGCGCGGAAGAGAAACTAGATGAGAATGGCTTTCATGCTCGGAAATGAAATGGCCATGTCTGTATTTAAGATGTGTTGCAGTGTTTTTTGTAGTCACAATGTGTAACTGTTGCATTGTCTTGCTGTATTGTACGACCATTTTTGATGCAGTAGGTGTATGATACAGTATCTAGTGCGTGTTTTGAGGTCGATTTTTGTTTCTTTGTATAGCAGTCGAAAGTGTGTTGTTGCAGCTTGGTAGCGGCTCGATTTGACGAAGCGCATTGTTTTTTCAAGTTTATATTGAATAGATAAAATAAGAATGAATGTCAAATTGCAGTAAAAAACGAGATTTCACCTGACTGGAAGCAGTTAAGAGCGTTTGTGGGTGGTTGTGGGTGGTTATGGCCTTTTTACTTGATTTTCTGATGTAGCATTTTATTATGACGCGGATGTGGCCGGACTTCTTGACTTGATCCCGTGTGAGATTCCGGCAGGGACGTGCCGGATCGTTATAATTACGGCTTTCCTGAAATAAAAAAACCGCGATAAAAGCCTTGAACATGACTTTTCGCGGTTTTTCGGAACATATCGCCTGAATTCAATAGGTGAACAGCTCCCGGACCAGAGCTCGCGCGTCGGTTTCGTTCATCTCCCGGGGGTTGCATTGGGTGGAGGCAGAACTCAGCACGGCCTGCACAATCGTATCAAGATCGTTGAGGGTGCGGCCTTTGAAGGGGTTTTGCAGGCCAAGGCGCGCGAGAAGCGCGGCGATGCCTACCAGAAGATCCTGTCCGACAAGTGTGCTCAAAGTTTTGTAATCATGGGCCATTTGGGTGCGGTTGTAGTTGAGCACGTAGGGAAGGCATGCTGCACATGCGTGCCCGTGCGGAATGCCATAGCTGCCGCCGAGAGGGCCGGCCAATCCGTGCACAGCCCCGAGTCCTGACGAGGAAAAAGCCACGCCTGCCAGAAAGCTGCCTTGCAGCATGTTCCGGGCGGCGATGCGATCGGTGCCGCCGTTTTCAAAAAGTGCGGGCAGGTTTTCGTAGAGCATGGCAGTCGCCTTGAGGGCCAGCTTTCTGCTGAACCACGTGGCCTTGTTGCTGACGTATGATTCGATGGCCTGGGTGAGCGCATCCATGCCCGCATGGGCTATGACATGCGGCGGCAGGCTTTTGAGCAATGCCGGATCAAGGATGACCAACCGGGCCATCATGCGTGGCGAGCGTAGCGACTGTTTGATTCCGGTTTCAGGGTCGGTAATCACGGCCACGGTGGTGGCCTCCGCCCCTGTTCCCGCCGTGGTGGGAATTGCAATGAACGGCATTGAGGCCGCCGTGGCAGGAATCTCGGCGTCAAAAAGCTGGGCAATGGAATGTTGCGGCGCATGCAGGGCAGCGGCCTTGGTCAGGTCGAGAATCGATCCGCCACCAAGCCCTGCGATCCAGTCCACATTGCTTGTCCGTATTGCGTCAATGAGAGCCAGCAATTGCGTCC
Protein-coding sequences here:
- the rplT gene encoding 50S ribosomal protein L20, with the protein product MRVKRGVTARRRHKKYLKLAKGYRGAGSRLYRTARERVEKALCKAYRDRKRKKREFRKLWIMRINAAARIHGLSYSRFMNGLSKAGIELNRKVLADMAVRDKDAFAKIAEAAKVQVG
- the infC gene encoding translation initiation factor IF-3, which produces MAFRRHDRSRGRRDDGVRRNERIRVPKVRVVDDNGEQLGVLDTREAFRIAQEKGLDLVEVAANADPPVCKIMDYGKFKYQQKKRQQEAKKNQTVIQIKEVKFRPKTDDHDYQTKLKHIYRFLEGGDRCKVTVFFRGREIVHKDRGLMVLERVQEDTKEIAKVESRPTSEGRTMTMMLSPVKKA
- the pheT gene encoding phenylalanine--tRNA ligase subunit beta, with protein sequence MLVSFNWLREFVPFEGEAQELGDRLTMLGLELESIDDPFESVKDLVVGYVVECVKHPEAEKLSVCTVDVGDEVVEIVCGAPNVAKGQKVPVAKVGTVMPDGMKIKKAKLRGVKSFGMICSERELGFSEDHEGIWVLPEDLTVGDKLVDALNLERTVLDFDITPNRADALSMLGFARETALAFDLPLTMPKFNLVEAGGNASDDISIIIDDSELCPLYQARVIREVQTRKSPDWMRFKLLSVGQRPISNVVDVTNYIMFELGQPLHAFDLDRIEKATIRVAPAQDGMKFTTLDDMERTLTARDLLIWDGVKPVALAGVMGGLNSEMTATSSNVLLESAVFRPGTVRKTARRLSLPSEASYRFERGVDQVMNTFALNRAAQLMAETSGGKVTSGIAKNEPTPWQDRNHIYRHDRCMKLLGLDLEPEFAKKVFVLEGCTVDDSNKDEWKVSSPSHRLDLEREVDLYEEVGRVHGLDRIPAVLPRVSKSLEGGCVTAETEYGFVRSLKRWGMGAGLNEAINYSFVGDDDLDRLNLPEEGRVPIANPLSEDQNVMRMDITPGLLNTLKNNLAQGNGHIRIFEVAKKFVADTASDTETAEHLRLGMLLYGPRHAADWPWPQEDADYLDIKGHVEHLLEDHLKLDEPDCVLVKDHPYLEPCINVMIGDELVGVMGQVRPDIADFYHARKSVWMADMDAAKLWNMVRSHKISFKELPKFPPSRRDITVIGPSSLPAGAVRDAIAEIKVPLLESIHLVAEYAPEDNSEERNLSFRLTYRHAKKTLKDKEVEKQHRRVVDELLKKLPVRI
- the mgtE gene encoding magnesium transporter, which encodes MRNSFSSAELQRLLHTNDHKGLTALCEAAHPASVAHAVAEFGLRDSVAVFDQLPLHVATDVFSHLHTAHQERIMEGLSRRRLTGLVSSMQPDDRAALLRSLPDRCRDAILPGLAQAERDDILRLMAYPSHSAGAVMTSEYVSLAPQMSAREAIDTFRLVAPDRETVYYAYVLDDDRKLVGVLSLRELILARPESLVHEIMKTRVLSVRAEQDREEAVEIIARYNLLALPVLDEQDRLVGIITHDDALDVLQNEHTEDMEKFMAIGGRHETGTYVNTPSWRHFVNRAPWVMGLAVLGLVSGSIIHSFEDSLMHLVILALYMPMLADTGGNTGSQSATVVIRAIALGEVKPGDGLRIMFKELKISLLLAAVLSVMAFGKVLLLSHGVVLPVGISLYSLGLAVAVALGVQVVTATLVGAMLPMIASRLRMDPAVVASPALTTVVDITGLLIYFTTARLLLGV
- the rpmI gene encoding 50S ribosomal protein L35; protein product: MPKIKTRRCAAKRFATTGSGKFKRRRKNLRHILTKKNAKRKRRLGQATTVDKTNEKAVRRMLPYA
- the thrS gene encoding threonine--tRNA ligase; the protein is MQIEVAGKRVDVEDGSPCGDVLKEGLSKKQFKKVVVAKCGETMLDLTAPVPTTCETLEPIFADSPEGLDIIRHSTAHLMAEAVKKLFPSAKVTIGPSVENGFYYDFDFERPFTPEDLEAIEKEMASSVGADKPFSCRTMSADEARSFFVEQGEDYKLELIDDLGEDKYSIYTHGDFADLCRGPHVARTGMLKAFKLLSVAGAYWRGDENNKQLQRIYGTAWQDPKALKKHLHQLEEAKKRDHRKLGTQLDLFSFQEAGGAGMAYWHPKGALVRTILEDFVTKEQLKRGYELVRGPQILKRDLWETSGHYENYRENMYFTEIDEQAYGVKPMNCLAHMLIYNRKLMSYRDLPQRYFELGVVHRHEKSGVLHGLLRVRSFTQDDAHIICSPDQLQEEIKGVVKWVQDLMGLFDFTYSMELSTRPEKSIGSDEDWDRATVALEEAMKDLGLPYDINEGDGAFYGPKIDVKVRDCLGREWQCSTIQVDFTLPDRFDLSYIGDDGERHRPVMVHRAIMGSVERFLGILIEHYAGAFPVWFAPVQAKILTVTDSQREFAEKVLQFFREKGIRVEADLRNEKLGYKVREAQVEKIPYMLVIGDKEVEAGSVNVRSRDGEDPGLLSLEEAVEMVSAAAREPFKRGGMSYSFSTT
- a CDS encoding glycine betaine ABC transporter substrate-binding protein; translation: MKLMKMLCVALLMLALSVPAFAGKGKVTLAYVEWDCAAASTNVVKAVLQERMGYEVEIIPVAAAAMWQALGTGDADAMVTAWLPVTHAAYLEKVKDKVEDLGPIVGGAKLGWAVPSYVTIDSITQLNENADKFDGKIIGIDPGAGLMALSEEAMKEYGLDKMELIEGSGATMTATLANAIRDNKWVVVTAWSPHWMFGKWDLKYLEDPKKVLGEEEHIDTVVRKGLKEDMPEVYAFLDKFSYKDANQLQMIMAWNQEKGADRYKNAVRFINENKEQVDSWLK
- the pheS gene encoding phenylalanine--tRNA ligase subunit alpha — its product is MSDELKTFLEGLDSLARECEACKGQAASLNELEEIRVEYLGRKGKLAKSMGALGKMPNEHKPEAGRKANEVKQFLTSLIDGWQAELVRAQDEARLSRFDPSMPGRKPWAGSLHPVTLVMDEISEILVGLGFEHATGPEVENDWHNFEALNIPPEHPARDMQDTLYVSENIVLRTHTSPVQVRSMLGKKPPLAVICPGKVYRRDSDLTHTPMFHQIEGLLVDHEVSMSDLRGTLTAFVRQLFGKKTEVRFRPSFFPFTEPSAEVDISCVMCGGKGHKDGSTCRVCKGTGWVEILGCGMVDPNVFKSVGYDPEVYTGFAFGLGVERVAMLKYGIGDLRMFFENDVRFLEQFA